A stretch of DNA from Lotus japonicus ecotype B-129 chromosome 4, LjGifu_v1.2:
TTATATCTGCCAGATAAAATCAATGGACCCTCTGTTGAAAGATCTGGAATGTGGGAAGGATatacctataaaaaaattgcAGATAATGCCATAAGAGACAGCAACAAGCTCAGGGTAAGTTGGACAAAATTCAAAGTAGAGTAGCATGtctaaatagaaaataaattgcTATAATAGGATATATCGGTAAGAATAAAAAGCAGGTACACAAAAAtgagggaaagaaaaaaaaccaatcTAGCCAGGTAGCAGTAGTAAAATATTACCTCAAGTTGATCAATATCATCCAATACATCCATTTTGATATTTGCGAGAATGAGAGATGATGCCTTTTCAAACAACGTCAGCATTCGAGGCTCAACCAAATCTTGCAATTCAGAAAAGAGAGGAGCTATAAAATACTTGTAAAcgcagaaaataaaaaaattcagatttgGTAACTGAAAGAACTTTTgcatataaatattaatataaaatcgGTATCATATCTCTCTTCCTTTAAGAAAATCAGAAAACTCAAAAGTTCACGGCAGAGTCAATAACCAGGTCTTCCAAATAGAATGCATAGACCAAGGAACCAACCTCGTGTACTCTAATTGTTTGTCAGGTATACATTTCTCTAAAATCATATAATGTCATTTTAACTTACAACACGAAAAAAATATAAGCATGTATCATGGTATTTAGTTTTTTACAAGTTAAACTCAAGACTTACCGACATCCACTGCAGCGTCATATTGGCCCCTACCAATTGCAGCAAGCATTCGCAAGAAATAGTGATTGCAGAATGAGCCTGGGTTGAATGAGGTGTTAAGTTTAACATAAGCAAGTGAAAGAATGAAGAACATTACCATTACTAACAACAAATTAGAAGAATTAAGAGCAAGATTTTAAATAGGTTTTACCAGAAAAAATAATATCACgttaaaaatttattgcaagggGAAAATTCTGATAAGGGCTTTTAAAATTCTGGATTTATACCTATGCCAAAAGTGTAAACTCGGGGGCATATTGACTCTCCATTGGTCATATGATTCTTTACCAAATCACAAATTTGCCTCTCATCTTCAACAGTTCCATCTGTAACTAGGAAAATTATTGGAACTGAACTTTGAGCACCGGATAGCATCTCTATTGCCTGAACAAGAAGGTCAGTAAATTTGTAAAATGTAATCTATCCAATTACAGAGGGCATAAAACAATTACTAtgataataaaaaatacatCAAAAACAGTATTAAGTATTAACCATGCCACAAGTGAGCGTAGATTGATTTGTATAACCAGTGCATAACACTTTGGGTTAAGTATTAATCACTACTGCTCAATGATCTTTATTGCCTGAACAAGAAGGTCAGTAAATTTGTAAAATGTAATCTATCCAATTACAGAGGGCATAAAACAATTACTAtgataataaaaaatacatCAAAAACAGTATTAAGTATTAACCATGCCACAAGTGAGCGTAGATTGATTTGTATAACCAGTGCATAACACTTTGGGTTAAGTATTAATCACTACTGCTCAATGATCTTtatgtttataaaaaatattaatattcaaTAGTACCGTGTTTAAGGGACGCAAAATATTTGTACCACCCCCAATGACAAAGTTCACATCCATCCACTCAGTGGCCTTTTCAACAGCATCACTAGAAGCCGGTTCCATCGATTTTGAAAATAGATAACTCTCTCCATTAAAGgctataatattaaatgaatcATCAGGATTAAGCTTAGAGAGGGCAGACGATAGTGCATTCTTTGTGTCATCAATTAGCTTTCCCTGCATGCTTCCACTGATGTCAATAACGAATATTATGTCCTTTCTGAATACCTGCATATGGAGTAGAACCAGACATGAGAATGTTTATATAACATTACATGTAGACCTGAAAGTTTACAGTTGGAGCACAAACCTTCTTACGGTGAATATCTCCGGGAGAAAGGTACATGTAGAACATCTCTCTTTGATCAAAATCATGCACAGATGCAGATTGCAAAAGAACACCACCATCTATACGACTGGAGGAAACCTGCATGCATGTAAGTTGCTGATAAGATAACCTTTCAACAGCTGAAACTAcaaataaaagaataagataaaaTGGTGGTGAGTCTTACAGCATATGAAAAGCTAAAATCAGTATTTGACCACGAGAGAACTTGGGAATCATATAAGAAACCAATACTCCCAGCATCACGCCTCATTTCCTGGACAATGAGGATAAAATGTTCAATTGGTTATCTCATATGTAAAATTTCAACTGCAGTCCCATAAAAAATCCAACCAAATGAGAACCTTTAGGGGGTGGCTCATTGTCCTGCACAGAAGCTCACTTCCAGCAACAGCCTCCACATTGATTTGTATCTTTTCCTTTTTAGACATTTTCTTCCCAGCTGGGGTGACAAATTCAGGGAAGGTAAAAGGCACGTTCAAAGTCAACTCCCCATTGCAATTCACTATTTTCTGAGACCATTGAATTTTAATCGATAAATTGGTACCCCCATCAATCTGATCACAAGAACAACAGATAAACAGCATCAAGATAAGACGACTCTAAAAAATACATACTTCGAAATCAAAATCTTCTAGAGGCAGGCTATTTATTCACCTGAGGTACAGTCAAAGTAAATATATTTGATTTGAGAAAGCCTCCTTGTTGAGCAATGGTGGCATTTTCATTCACACTGTTGTCTTCCATTACAACAAGCTGAGTAGAGTATGTTTTTCTATGAGCAGTAACTTCCACACCTAGAATTGAACCCTGTTAGCCAAACCATATCAGAACACAAACTCTTCAACATGTTCAAAACAATATTATTCAAACAAGTTCCACTCCATCACCAGCAAAGCAGAAATCCAGAAATTCTTCCATTAGAGACAGTAACTAACAAACAATTTCTCATTTTagtcagggttgttaatggcggatagtgTAGTATAGTGGCAAACCCAAAAAAGTCTATTTCGAGCGCTATTGTGGCGCTATAGCGGAAAATAGCGCAAATAGCGGTGAATAATGGAGTAACGGTGAACCCACGCTATAAGCTATTGTgccgctatagcgcgctattaacaagcctgatTTTAGTTCATCATACCCTAAATCCTGAATGAAATTAAGCATGTATCAATCAAAAGAAACATCAAACAATTCATCATTTCCAGCTCATGCTATTATCTAAAAGGAGAAATCAATGAAGAAATCATCATGATGAAAGAAAAGAGTACCTGGTGCCCCATGGGAATAGCAATACGGCAATCACACGCGCGGCTACCCATGACGCAATGGAGCCTCCACGAACCAGAAACGGTGACAAACGCAGTATCCAAATAGCAATCAATTTCCATCTCAACACCGTTCATCTGAAGGGGAATCAGCGCCGGAGGGTCGCACCGTCCATACACATGAGGCTGGTAGCTCGGGATGTCAGGGTTATCCACGATCCCTGGATCGTAAATCACGGCATAAACCATCGGCGCGGTGGGAAGAAGCGCGTCCGGTGACCTAGCCATCGGTGCCGGCAGCTTGGGCGGCGCCACCGCCCTGTCCTTCCCGAAGTAAATTCGCTTTGATAATTTCAGCCCGTCGTCCACCGCTCTCGAAAATTCCTCCGCCATTAGAGAACGAAATGTGACGACAGAAGAATCacgaagcttcagaagatgaagatgaagaagaagaagagagagcagaaaatgaaatgaaaaagaaaataaaaaggtgGTGGTGGTCAAGGAAGTGCAGTGTGGGGCCCTCTTAACGTTCCGATTCTGATTTTCCGTTAGGGCCACGTGCGACCATTTGTGTGATGACACGTGTATGTTTCCGATGTGGGCGATTGGATTGCAGATTCGGTGGGGGTGCACCCAAATGGCTCCTTGAAGCTTCTTACTGATAAACGCGTTTGATAGTGTTAAAGGTTGATTGATTCTAAATATAAGTGATTATTATACTATTGTTATGGACTTGTGGTGTTTAATTACGATATCTCAATTGATTAGGACAATAATGGATTCTAAAGTAATGATGTACTGCCCTACATTATCGACGTGGTTACAGTGGAGAATTGAATGTGTGACATATACATCCATTATGTGAATGCAATGGAGGTCCATCTCATGCCCCATTTCAATGAATAAATTATCTGGTTATGTTCTCATCCATCGACTTGACCGTTGGGGCATCGCTATTATTGACAAATGCTTTTCTGACAGTGATCTATCACCACTATTCACTAGTAGCAGTGTTTTTTATTCTAGCTTGTTTGGCTTTACCTCTTTGGAACAAGGAAGACAACAGTTTTAACTTCAACCAACTGCCAACAGCAACAGGCATTTAATTTAACCTCACGTTGGAGGTTTCAACTTTGCACTCTCAACGTCTCCAATCTGACGAGGTACAAGAGAAATCCAAGTGTTAATTGCTTAGAGCATTTCAGGCTTTTGCAATTATGACCCTGAAACCTGACATATTTCGAGGATTGACAGACAAATTAATATTACCTCCATTTTAGGAAAATATTGCCCGATATATGTCTGCAgattaaaaataacaataattatTGTTTTCTCCATTTGTATCCTCATGTCCTCCTATTGAATGTGACATAAACTCTTTATTTAGGTAGTCCAAAAGTTGAacgataaaataaaaaaattacaattcttGACCTgtgtttattttttctatttcaaTATAGAAATAGGAACAAAGCTGGTATCATAAACCGTCCATctcaaaatatatttaatttcataCAATTGCAACGTGTCGTGGAGAACGTAAGGCTGGATGAGCTTATAAAAGAAGAGTCAACATAACTATTGAAGCAAAGAGACCCTACTAATAATATTATCCCTGATAAACTATGGAAGATACACTGCATTCAACATGAGATGGATCGGTCTACTCTATATAAGGCTTCTCTATGACGTGTAATAAAATCTAAACAAACAATACACTATTCTGTTCCACCCTCCCcacaaaatttaattaaaaaaaaaaggagtgaGCAAGCACCATCACCTTGGACTTGAAACTCTGCTTTAACAGCTGAGAAGAACTACTTCCAGTAACAATCCCAATGCTTCTGTTCTGCAGCTTTGCCTATCAACCTTCTTTTCTGCGGAGGAGTCGCAAGGAACCATATGAAGAAGTAATTAATTTACATGGCATATAAGTTACAATAGAGACCTCAAAACTTTGCTTAATcgaagaaatttttttaaggCAGTGTGATAAAACTAGTCATTGCACCATACGTCTTCAAATACCTCAACAGATCAGCTATAAAGTTCAAACTGGGTTAAGGATATCTTGTGACTCCGTGACTGCGTCCTCTGCAAAACTATGATTTAGAAAGCTAGTGATCCTTTCAAAGTCAAGGAATGGCTACTACCTTTCCAAGGCCAACAAGTGCTGGACGTACACTGTGATGTGCACACTAGATTTGAGCAAAGAGTATTTCATTCCATGTATCAGGAACACCCGGCAAACACCAGTGTAAGCAATCCTGCACACCAGGCTTTGCTGTCATGCTGAATCGTGATATATGACCTTCATCCCTAACCTGAGAAAGGCCTGTTATGTCCAAGAGCTTGACCCCTGTTCCCTTCA
This window harbors:
- the LOC130714201 gene encoding uncharacterized protein LOC130714201 isoform X2, yielding MEDNSVNENATIAQQGGFLKSNIFTLTVPQIDGGTNLSIKIQWSQKIVNCNGELTLNVPFTFPEFVTPAGKKMSKKEKIQINVEAVAGSELLCRTMSHPLKEMRRDAGSIGFLYDSQVLSWSNTDFSFSYAVSSSRIDGGVLLQSASVHDFDQREMFYMYLSPGDIHRKKVFRKDIIFVIDISGSMQGKLIDDTKNALSSALSKLNPDDSFNIIAFNGESYLFSKSMEPASSDAVEKATEWMDVNFVIGGGTNILRPLNTAIEMLSGAQSSVPIIFLVTDGTVEDERQICDLVKNHMTNGESICPRVYTFGIGSFCNHYFLRMLAAIGRGQYDAAVDVDLVEPRMLTLFEKASSLILANIKMDVLDDIDQLEVYPSHIPDLSTEGPLILSGRYKGNFPETVKVKGIMADFSDFVIDMKIQTAKDIPVQRVCARDQIEHLTAQAWLSENKQLEQQVAKLSLQTGFMSEYTRMVVLENDHLKKAKESAGGKEVSKKSHAPHEANTNVQGQRMILLPHIGVGFGNLTATAENTPPGAEKMLEMPEIFKAASNCCSTLCSYCCCMCCIQCFTRMNNQCLTALTQLCVGIGCFGCLTCCSDICCGGNDS
- the LOC130714201 gene encoding uncharacterized protein LOC130714201 isoform X1; this translates as MAEEFSRAVDDGLKLSKRIYFGKDRAVAPPKLPAPMARSPDALLPTAPMVYAVIYDPGIVDNPDIPSYQPHVYGRCDPPALIPLQMNGVEMEIDCYLDTAFVTVSGSWRLHCVMGSRACDCRIAIPMGHQGSILGVEVTAHRKTYSTQLVVMEDNSVNENATIAQQGGFLKSNIFTLTVPQIDGGTNLSIKIQWSQKIVNCNGELTLNVPFTFPEFVTPAGKKMSKKEKIQINVEAVAGSELLCRTMSHPLKEMRRDAGSIGFLYDSQVLSWSNTDFSFSYAVSSSRIDGGVLLQSASVHDFDQREMFYMYLSPGDIHRKKVFRKDIIFVIDISGSMQGKLIDDTKNALSSALSKLNPDDSFNIIAFNGESYLFSKSMEPASSDAVEKATEWMDVNFVIGGGTNILRPLNTAIEMLSGAQSSVPIIFLVTDGTVEDERQICDLVKNHMTNGESICPRVYTFGIGSFCNHYFLRMLAAIGRGQYDAAVDVDLVEPRMLTLFEKASSLILANIKMDVLDDIDQLEVYPSHIPDLSTEGPLILSGRYKGNFPETVKVKGIMADFSDFVIDMKIQTAKDIPVQRVCARDQIEHLTAQAWLSENKQLEQQVAKLSLQTGFMSEYTRMVVLENDHLKKAKESAGGKEVSKKSHAPHEANTNVQGQRMILLPHIGVGFGNLTATAENTPPGAEKMLEMPEIFKAASNCCSTLCSYCCCMCCIQCFTRMNNQCLTALTQLCVGIGCFGCLTCCSDICCGGNDS